The DNA segment TAGGGCTGCCCGGGACCCCCCACTTCCCCAGGCAGACCCCCATGCCagcctccccctcctgccccgtCCGTCTCCACAAAGTTTGGCCATCTGagcccggggaagggggggggggggctaccCACCGGGATTCTCACCTGGATAACCGTCTTCAGCGTGGAGGCGTCCACGATGGTGGTGCAGATGAGGGAATCGGGATCGCGGTCTTTGCCGTAGATCTCCCCCATGGTGAAGATCATGGGGATGGCGAGGAGGAAGGAGGCGATCCAGATGCAGCTGATGAACTTCTTGGTGCGGCTGCGGGACATGATGCTCTTGGCTTTGAAGGGGTGGCAGATGGCCATGTAGCGCTCCACGCTGAGGCTGGCGATGTTGAGCGCCGTGGCGTAGGTGCAGGCGTCCCGGAGGAAATAGTAGCCCTTACAGACGACCCCCCCGAAAGCCCAGGGGTGGTGGACCCAGATGAAGTTGTAGAGCTCGATGGGCatgcagaggaggaagatgaggaggtCGGAGAAGGCGAGGCTGGCCAGGTGGTAGTGCACGGTGCTCTGCAGGTTCTGCAGCGACTTCTTGCGCACCAGCGTGTACGCCGTGATGGAGTTCCCCACGGTCCCCACCAAGAAGAGAGCCAGGTAGATGACGGTCACCATCACTTTGGAGTAGATGTCGGTGTTGACGTCCAGGTCCTCCTCGTCGGGTCCTTTGGGGAGCAGGTCCGAGCGGTTGGAAGCGTTGGCGTAACCGCCGGGgtgcgggcggggggggccgccCGGTAAAACCGGGGCCGTGCCGTTCAGGTGCATCCCCGGCACCGGAGCGATCCCACCGGGGCTGCTGCACCGCCCGGACCCGGCTCCACGCCCGGACCCGCCGCTtttccaccccccaccccccgaccccccgccccgcggcgtGGAAACTTGGCTCGTTTTAATGCGGCGGGGAGGAGGCGCCTGCCGCTCCCGGGTTGCCGTGCGTGTGCGTGTGAGACGGAAAAACACAcgcacagacacacagacacacagagacacacacccccccgccGGAGCAGCCTTGGCTCTGAGCAGCCCGCAGCTCcggctccctcctccctgcagctcccccgGCTCCCAGATGTGTCCTGGTAGGGGCAGGAATCTCCCTGCACACTCACACCCactcccacccacccacccacccacagaCACCCACCCCCTGCCCGCCTCGTACAGCCCAGAGAGGGAGGGAGCCGGTCCCGGGCTCGGCTGCAGAGCCCCTCCCcgttggggacccccccccctccttctccatCCCTTCTAAAAAGTCAGATACAGAGGCACGGCTGGAAGCTGAGGgttggtgggggggggtccgAGCACtaccacccccccacacacctccCTTCCCCCGGGGAGGGATGCTCCATCCCCCTTGGACGCATTcccctggggagaggagagataCCCAGGGATGCTCCATCATCCTTGGACACATTCCCCCGGGGAGAGGAGAGGTACCCAGCGATGCTCCATCACCCTTGGACAGCCACATGTCCCGCTAGGCTCCAAATACCCacccaactgctgctgctgctaggagaaatgcatttaaaagagggaaaaaaaccccacctaaaAATATCTACCTCTGCCCCGATCTGGCTGGGGCACCCTCAGCGCCGTGGCACAGCAGCGACGGCAACgagctgctttgctttggtcCCCATCAGtgactttttcccttttatccCCATATCCTCAGATTTGGGGGGGTCGTCTCTGAGCTGCCCTGTTGCAGGGGCTGCGGGGGTGCCATGGTGGTTTTGAAGGTGACAAGGGGATCCCCCGCAGGAAAGGGCCCCCCGTGGATGAGCGGTCTGTGGTGGGGTTACCCTTTCAGGCCTGGGGCACCGAGCCAGCCAGCTGCCCTGTAAAACTAGTGAGCTGTTTGTCCACTTAGTTGTCTTCATGATAAAACACTTTACAAATGCATAGAGGACACCTAGAAAAATCCCCTTTGGGGAATCACTGATTTATCCAAAGAAGACAGACATAATTTGTCCCATTTATTCATTAGCAGATGTTGGGTACCTGGTTCCCAACAGCCAGCGGGCTTTGTATTCACTGAGGTCCTGCAGTCTGCTTATCCGTTTGATGCAAGAAGATGTCTAATCCTGCAGTCAATCAAATGACCTCTGCATGCAAATAGTGAACTTTCTACAGCCATCTACCAAGAGTCAATATTCCCCCAAACTTTCCTCCTCTTAAATCCATCTGATAGGATCACCATGGAAGACTAAccaaaatcagatttatttaGTCATATTATTCATACAAATTCAGAGAGAAATGTTTTCCGGCACTCATCCCACACTAGTTTAAAGAATGACTAATAATCTTTTAACACCAATGttcctttcatttaaaagcttCTGTTATCAAATTTCTATTAGCCGAGAGGAGTTTGTCAGGGTCGGTGTTCCCAGCTGGTCTCACCCATTGCTCCCGGTCCTTGGACGAGTTCTTGGGCTGGATCAGGAATATTTAtcccaaagaaggaaaatggaacAGGAGATAAGTGGTGGGTTGTACTGGTGTCTGAAGGAGAGTGGCAGTTGGGATGCAAACCTTTTCCTGGGTGCTCGGTGTCCCTATTCCTCAGCCTCCAAGTTGCGGGGAGCCTATGGCCCCGTGGTTCAAGCACGAACCCATGCTCCTGCATTAAAGCACTTTTCCCACAGTGGCAGCAAGTGAGTTCCTCTGGGATCTTTGTCTATAATGAAGAGTTATTGTCCCTTCCTGGTCCTGTAACTTCATTTTGGCCTTGTGGAAAGCAATTGCTATCCCCACAAGCAAGATACCCATCTGCTGGTCTAATTTTACAGTGTGGATGTGCACGTTTATATCAATAGCTGTCTCTAGAAATGCTCTGTGCTGGAATCTGTTGCCTCATGTTTCTGCACACAGGCAATGCACAAGCACGGCTGCTAACAAGGGGAATTTTGCGTCTCTCTGCTCTGTCCCAGCAGCTGTTCCCGAGTGCTCCGTGTGCTGCCTCCTCCACTTTCCATCCATGCCAAGTACTGGCAGGGAATATCAAGAGATATAGTTAAAACATAATTCTAATTACACAACGAAATATCAGGTACCTGGAATCGATGTGGCTGTTGATTTACAAGCAACGCTTTAACAGATTGGTGCAGTTTGTACCAGCCAAATCTTCCTTTTGTAAAAGTGTATTAGAAGGGTACCCACTGCCCAACAAATGGGCTGGGTGCTCCCATCAGTAAAGGCCTCAGCAGCATATTTCTATGAGGCAATTAGTTTAATAAATTCCATTAATTCCTTGGCGTGTGAAGCATTCTCACTGTCACAGGCAGATCGCTCTGCTCTGTTCCATTTCTCTTAGACCTGGGTTTGAGCAAAGAGCTCATCTCCTGGGATGCAGCCTTGCCATTCCCCGTGCAGAAGTGCAGGTCACTTCTTGTAAaggagaaagtaaaagaaagtcTTGCCTCTCTCCATAAGGAAAGGGGTTAAcctctcccctcttttttttagAAAGCTTTTTGTCCAGGCAGGTTCTACCTTCCGTCCTCACATCACTTTTACAGAGCTGGACACCTACTGCTGGTCCACGCCtggcccctgccagccctggtCTCAGAGCGGGCAGAGGTTTAGCCCTGCCAAAGGAAGACATCGACCCCATTCCCACCTCGCCGTGTAGCACATCCATCCAGcacctctttcctcttcccattGCTAGTACGTGGCCTGGGGGATGTGTGAAGTCCCTTTCCTGGTGTGGGATAATGAAATGAGTGACAAATGTATCTCTTCTTGCCTTTGCTTCTGCTCCCTGCAAGGTTTTAATCCATATTCCCCTTCGAGCAAAAGCAGAGCCGGAGATGCATCACTCTTTTCTTGTGCGCCAAAGCCTCCAGCCTAAATCCCCGCTGTTTGTTTCTGAACTAGCCGACCTTTTAGCTAAGCTGGGcttgttttaatatattttgtatgtgtgtgtctgtggcttaaaaaggaagagaatcATGAGAACCAAGAGGCACCTGATCTCAAATGTTACAGCAAGGCATTTACTTAAAATCTTGCAGGAAAATGTCACCCAAAGACCTCATCTATTAAAACTGCCTGGACTTTGAGCTGAGGGTCCCACGGTGACCAAGATGTGAGGCCCACAGGTTGCCTCACTCCCTTTTATGTTGACCCAAGTGGttttcatctttgctttttccagctgcaatCGGGGACCACTAGGAATTTTTCATATTAATCCTCTTCCTGTCTGATTTCTCCAGGTGGGATTTTCCTGAATGgcaaggaaagcagcagagggaaagctCTGCAAGGGGTGCGTGCTAAAAGACAGCATCAGCCTTTTTCCCACTGAGATCTGAGCACCCAGCCCCAATTACCTGTTAGAGCAGGTTCCCAACTCAGGCGACACTGGGTTGATTCAAGCCTTTAAAATCAATTCCCAGTGGACTCACTATAGTCAGGCTTTCCCTAAAAGTCAGGAGTGTCTAAGGTGGGTAAGGAAGGTAAAATCCTGGGGTGTACAGGGCTTTTTTTAAGGATGCTGTGCTTGAAAAACAGGGAAGTGAAGGAGAAAGGGGTG comes from the Haliaeetus albicilla chromosome 2, bHalAlb1.1, whole genome shotgun sequence genome and includes:
- the NTSR1 gene encoding neurotensin receptor type 1, yielding MHLNGTAPVLPGGPPRPHPGGYANASNRSDLLPKGPDEEDLDVNTDIYSKVMVTVIYLALFLVGTVGNSITAYTLVRKKSLQNLQSTVHYHLASLAFSDLLIFLLCMPIELYNFIWVHHPWAFGGVVCKGYYFLRDACTYATALNIASLSVERYMAICHPFKAKSIMSRSRTKKFISCIWIASFLLAIPMIFTMGEIYGKDRDPDSLICTTIVDASTLKTVIQVNTFISFVFPMVVISVLNTIIANQLMVMFKQAAQENQVCTIGGQQTMLSMSMEPSRVQALKHGVRVLRAVVIAFVVCWLPYHIRRLMFCYVPSSHWTDFLFNFYHYFYMLTNVLFYVSSAINPILYNLVSANFRQIFLSTLTLLCLPWRKKKKRLAFTRKSNSISSNHTFSSQVTRETTY